A region of Polyangiaceae bacterium DNA encodes the following proteins:
- a CDS encoding metallophosphoesterase family protein has translation MRFLCVSDIHGHAKALRAVLEYAGGLGFDQLVACGDLLFPGPEPLEVWKLLTEHKAVCVQGIGDRALTRVDPDKLLGTTDTERQRIARLRQVHKELGELILARVSKLPIMARIPLENADELLAIHGCPVDPTEPFSPEMSDDEMNALVGDDMADIIVCGGSHVAFERYLPDVHIVGVGSVGENPAGAFASAALVETSSIGHQARLLTVPLD, from the coding sequence ATGCGCTTCCTGTGCGTCTCCGACATCCACGGCCACGCCAAGGCCCTCCGAGCCGTGCTCGAATACGCGGGCGGCCTGGGCTTCGATCAGCTCGTCGCCTGCGGCGACCTCTTGTTTCCGGGACCCGAGCCGCTGGAAGTCTGGAAGCTGCTCACGGAGCACAAGGCGGTCTGCGTCCAGGGCATCGGCGATCGGGCGCTCACGCGGGTCGACCCCGACAAGCTCCTCGGCACCACCGACACCGAGCGCCAGCGCATCGCGCGCCTGCGCCAGGTGCACAAGGAGCTCGGCGAGCTGATCCTCGCCCGCGTCTCGAAGCTCCCGATCATGGCGCGCATTCCCCTCGAGAACGCCGACGAGCTCCTGGCCATACACGGCTGCCCAGTGGATCCCACCGAGCCGTTCTCTCCGGAGATGAGCGACGACGAGATGAACGCGCTGGTCGGGGACGACATGGCCGACATCATCGTGTGTGGGGGCAGCCACGTGGCGTTCGAGCGGTACTTGCCCGACGTGCACATCGTGGGTGTGGGTAGCGTCGGCGAGAACCCGGCAGGCGCGTTCGCGAGCGCGGCCCTGGTCGAGACCAGCTCCATCGGGCACCAGGCCAGGCTGCTGACCGTGCCCTTGGACTGA
- a CDS encoding helix-turn-helix transcriptional regulator, with protein sequence MPKRTPAVFPSAARQLVALGERLAAARKRRRMTQQTLAVRAGISVPTLRKLETGDAGVSLAAVLRILQVLGLASDIDNLAFEDHLGRRLQDLQQKGAPRGRRAKST encoded by the coding sequence ATGCCGAAGCGAACGCCCGCTGTGTTCCCCAGCGCCGCGCGGCAGCTGGTCGCGCTGGGCGAACGCCTGGCTGCTGCGCGCAAGCGACGGCGAATGACCCAGCAGACGCTGGCCGTCCGAGCCGGGATCTCCGTTCCTACGCTCCGGAAGCTCGAGACAGGCGATGCCGGCGTCAGCCTGGCAGCGGTGCTCCGGATCTTGCAGGTGCTCGGGTTGGCGAGCGACATCGACAACCTGGCCTTTGAAGATCATCTGGGCCGGCGCCTCCAGGACCTCCAGCAGAAGGGTGCGCCCCGTGGCCGGCGGGCGAAGTCCACATGA
- a CDS encoding sodium-translocating pyrophosphatase, whose amino-acid sequence MTLLATFFVSGTAWATEGTPHQGGGEANLVLPDLEKVQMLGMSGKGLLYGGLAVCVLGLVFAFITLKQVEKLPVHKSMLEISELIWETCKTYLITQGKFILILEIFIGAIIVVYFGVLLKFPIERVLIILFFSLVGIAGSYGVAWYGIRINTYANSRTAFAALGGKPFPIYAIPLKAGMSIGMALISVELLIMLAILLFIPREYAGPCFIGFAIGESLGASALRIAGGIFTKIADIGSDLMKIVFKIKEDDARNPGVIADCTGDNAGDSVGPSADGFETYGVTGVALITFILLAVPQELLQVQLLVWIFAMRVMMVIASALSYLANEGYQKATLGPKDKFNFEMPLTVLVWLTSLVSVGLTFLVSYLLIPSLGGDPSLWWKLSIIISCGTLAGAIIPELIKVFTSTESRHVDEVVTASREGGASLNILSGMTAGNYSSFWMGIVLLGLMGASYYVSTMGLETIMMAPAVFAFGLVAFGFLGMGPVTIAVDSYGPVTDNAQSVYELSTIESIEGIEEELEKDFKIKVNFEKAKHMLEENDGAGNTFKATAKPVLIGTAVVGSTTMIFSIMVMLTNGLKENLEKLSLIHPPFLLGLIAGGGIIYWFTGASTQAVSTGAYRAVEFIKANIKLEGVTKASITDSKKVVEICTTYAQKGMFNIFLVVFFATLAYACVEPFFFIGYLISIALFGLHQALFLANAGGAWDNAKKVVEVDLKEKGTPLHDACVVGDTVGDPFKDTSSVAMNPIIKFTTLFGLLAVEMGLMLGRQTSAVLAVVFFAIMLFFVYRSFYGMRIHSGGEPAPTKKPEPEPAE is encoded by the coding sequence ATGACGCTGCTCGCCACCTTCTTCGTGAGCGGCACGGCCTGGGCCACCGAAGGCACGCCGCACCAAGGCGGCGGCGAGGCCAACCTGGTGCTGCCCGACCTCGAGAAGGTCCAGATGCTGGGCATGAGCGGCAAGGGGCTGCTCTACGGCGGTCTGGCCGTCTGCGTCCTCGGCCTGGTCTTCGCCTTCATCACCCTGAAGCAGGTCGAGAAGCTCCCCGTCCACAAGTCGATGTTGGAGATCAGCGAGCTGATCTGGGAGACCTGCAAGACGTACCTGATCACCCAGGGCAAGTTCATCCTGATCCTGGAGATCTTCATCGGCGCGATCATCGTCGTCTACTTCGGCGTCCTGCTGAAGTTCCCGATCGAGCGCGTCTTGATCATCCTGTTCTTCAGCTTGGTCGGCATCGCCGGTAGCTACGGCGTCGCCTGGTACGGCATCCGCATCAACACCTACGCGAACAGCCGCACCGCGTTCGCAGCCCTCGGCGGCAAGCCCTTCCCCATCTACGCCATCCCCCTCAAGGCCGGCATGAGCATCGGCATGGCGCTGATCAGCGTCGAGCTCCTGATCATGCTCGCGATCCTGCTGTTCATCCCGCGCGAGTACGCGGGCCCGTGCTTCATCGGCTTCGCCATCGGCGAGTCGCTGGGCGCCTCGGCGCTGCGCATCGCCGGCGGCATCTTCACCAAGATCGCCGACATCGGCTCCGACCTGATGAAGATCGTCTTCAAGATCAAGGAAGACGACGCGCGCAACCCGGGCGTGATCGCCGACTGCACCGGCGACAACGCCGGCGACTCGGTCGGTCCCTCGGCGGACGGCTTCGAGACCTACGGCGTGACCGGCGTCGCGCTCATCACCTTCATTCTGCTGGCGGTGCCGCAGGAGCTGCTTCAGGTCCAGCTCTTGGTCTGGATCTTCGCCATGCGCGTGATGATGGTCATCGCCAGCGCGCTCTCGTACTTGGCCAACGAGGGCTACCAGAAGGCGACGCTCGGCCCGAAGGACAAGTTCAACTTCGAGATGCCGCTCACCGTGCTGGTGTGGCTGACCTCTCTGGTCAGCGTCGGCTTGACCTTCCTCGTCTCCTACCTCTTGATCCCGAGCCTGGGAGGCGACCCCAGCCTGTGGTGGAAGCTCAGCATCATCATCAGCTGCGGCACGCTGGCCGGCGCCATCATCCCCGAGCTGATCAAGGTGTTCACCAGCACCGAGAGCCGGCACGTGGACGAGGTCGTGACTGCCAGCCGTGAAGGCGGCGCGTCGCTCAACATCCTGTCCGGCATGACCGCGGGCAACTACAGCTCGTTCTGGATGGGCATCGTGCTGCTCGGGCTGATGGGCGCCAGCTACTACGTGAGCACCATGGGCCTCGAGACCATCATGATGGCGCCGGCCGTGTTCGCCTTCGGCCTGGTGGCCTTCGGCTTCTTGGGCATGGGCCCCGTGACCATCGCCGTGGACAGCTACGGTCCGGTGACCGACAACGCCCAGAGCGTGTACGAGCTCTCGACCATCGAGAGCATCGAGGGCATCGAGGAAGAGCTCGAGAAGGACTTCAAGATCAAGGTCAACTTCGAGAAGGCCAAGCACATGCTCGAAGAGAACGACGGGGCCGGCAACACCTTCAAGGCCACGGCCAAGCCGGTGCTGATCGGCACCGCCGTCGTGGGCTCCACCACCATGATCTTCTCGATCATGGTGATGCTGACCAACGGTCTCAAGGAGAACCTGGAGAAGCTCTCGCTCATCCACCCGCCCTTCCTGCTCGGCCTGATCGCGGGCGGCGGCATCATCTACTGGTTCACCGGCGCCTCGACCCAGGCAGTGAGCACGGGCGCGTACCGCGCGGTGGAGTTCATCAAGGCCAACATCAAGCTCGAAGGCGTGACCAAGGCGAGCATCACCGACAGCAAGAAGGTCGTCGAGATCTGCACGACCTACGCGCAGAAGGGCATGTTCAACATCTTCCTGGTCGTGTTCTTCGCCACCCTGGCCTACGCCTGCGTGGAGCCGTTCTTCTTCATCGGCTACCTGATCAGCATCGCGCTCTTCGGCCTGCACCAGGCGCTCTTCCTCGCCAACGCGGGCGGAGCCTGGGACAACGCCAAGAAGGTGGTCGAGGTCGATCTGAAGGAGAAGGGCACGCCCCTGCACGACGCCTGCGTCGTCGGCGACACGGTGGGCGATCCCTTCAAGGACACCTCCAGCGTGGCCATGAACCCGATCATCAAGTTCACCACCCTCTTCGGCCTCCTGGCAGTCGAGATGGGCCTGATGCTCGGTCGTCAGACCAGCGCGGTGCTCGCCGTGGTGTTCTTCGCCATCATGCTGTTCTTCGTCTACCGGAGCTTCTACGGCATGCGCATCCACTCCGGTGGGGAGCCCGCGCCGACCAAGAAGCCGGAGCCCGAGCCGGCGGAGTGA
- a CDS encoding PaaI family thioesterase, whose protein sequence is MTEDFAAVINSSLGGWNRAMGLSFTRATAEEVSAELSVGPEHLQPYGIIHGGVYAGIIETVCSTGAALAAARNGQVVVGVENHSTFLRATRAGKLTVSAKPLTRGRRTQVWDGRVTDETGTLIATGRVRLICMDGGSELAGERVSVRG, encoded by the coding sequence ATGACGGAAGACTTCGCGGCGGTCATCAACTCGTCCTTGGGGGGGTGGAATCGCGCGATGGGGCTCTCGTTCACCCGCGCCACGGCGGAGGAGGTGAGCGCAGAGCTCTCGGTCGGTCCGGAGCACTTGCAGCCCTACGGCATCATCCATGGCGGCGTGTACGCGGGCATCATCGAGACCGTGTGCTCGACGGGCGCCGCGCTGGCCGCGGCTCGGAACGGCCAGGTCGTCGTCGGCGTGGAGAATCACTCGACGTTTCTGCGCGCCACGCGCGCGGGCAAGCTCACGGTGAGCGCGAAGCCGCTCACGCGCGGGCGGCGTACGCAGGTCTGGGACGGTCGGGTGACCGACGAAACGGGGACCCTGATCGCGACGGGCCGCGTCCGCTTGATCTGCATGGACGGCGGCAGCGAGCTCGCCGGCGAGCGAGTCAGCGTCAGGGGATGA
- a CDS encoding sel1 repeat family protein, giving the protein MDPRQVDLAAKLKSLEKLLGAGADGAKLFEAAEATALALEFRDTDAMIGLEPVSGETLERARALVQKAREQAVSAGVPEACLAAAEAIWLGRDESRAKRAVELASRAEKEPRAQHLLGLFAFHGFGQKKNLEHSLELQRKAAERGHADAMFEVYAMVSQGLGCKADPAAALEWCERAAKAGNVRAMSNLGGLYATGGGGQPADPEQAVYWYNKAARAGHGRAAATLGVMYALGAGAPRSVVDATRYFAMADEMGFDWRAFAEAAGVDLGDLLRVTLAPSARKPGGNGKLPPIPKLPGAPRTPSFGPAEPAALEVVDDGWDVPAETTRKPRAPAKEKAAPKEKAPAKEKPAAKEKAPAKEKPAAKEKPAAKEKPAAKEKPAAKEKAPAKEKPPAKEKPPAKEKPPAKEKPAAKEKAPAKEKPAAKEKAPAKAKPAAKQKAPVKKKAPVKKKAPVKKKAPVKKKAPVKKKAPVKKKAPAKKKAPAKKKAPAKKKAPAKKKRK; this is encoded by the coding sequence ATGGATCCCAGGCAGGTGGACCTCGCCGCAAAGCTGAAGTCTCTCGAGAAGCTCCTGGGCGCCGGCGCGGACGGGGCCAAGCTCTTCGAGGCCGCCGAAGCGACGGCGCTGGCGCTCGAGTTTCGCGACACGGACGCCATGATCGGCCTCGAGCCGGTCTCGGGTGAGACCTTGGAGCGAGCCCGAGCGCTGGTGCAGAAGGCGCGCGAGCAGGCGGTGAGCGCCGGCGTGCCGGAGGCTTGCCTGGCGGCAGCGGAGGCCATCTGGCTCGGGCGCGACGAGAGCCGAGCCAAGCGAGCGGTGGAGCTAGCGAGCCGTGCGGAGAAGGAACCCCGGGCGCAGCACCTGCTCGGGCTCTTCGCGTTCCATGGCTTCGGTCAGAAGAAGAACTTGGAGCACAGCCTCGAGCTCCAGCGCAAGGCTGCAGAGCGCGGACACGCCGACGCGATGTTCGAGGTCTACGCGATGGTCTCGCAGGGGCTCGGCTGCAAAGCGGATCCCGCAGCAGCGCTCGAGTGGTGCGAGCGCGCGGCGAAGGCCGGCAACGTGCGCGCGATGTCGAACCTCGGTGGCCTCTACGCCACGGGCGGCGGCGGGCAGCCCGCGGATCCCGAGCAAGCGGTGTACTGGTACAACAAAGCCGCCCGGGCGGGGCACGGCCGCGCGGCAGCGACCCTCGGCGTGATGTACGCGCTCGGGGCGGGTGCGCCGCGCTCGGTGGTGGACGCCACACGCTACTTCGCCATGGCCGACGAGATGGGCTTCGACTGGCGGGCCTTCGCCGAGGCCGCGGGCGTCGATCTGGGCGACTTGTTGCGCGTCACGCTGGCGCCAAGCGCCCGAAAGCCGGGTGGAAACGGCAAGCTGCCGCCGATCCCCAAGCTGCCCGGGGCGCCAAGGACGCCGAGCTTCGGTCCCGCCGAGCCGGCTGCGCTGGAGGTGGTGGACGACGGCTGGGACGTGCCGGCGGAGACCACGCGCAAGCCGAGGGCCCCGGCGAAGGAGAAAGCTGCGCCGAAGGAGAAGGCTCCCGCGAAGGAGAAGCCTGCCGCGAAGGAGAAGGCTCCCGCGAAGGAGAAGCCTGCCGCGAAGGAGAAGCCTGCCGCGAAGGAGAAGCCTGCCGCGAAGGAGAAGCCTGCCGCGAAGGAGAAGGCTCCCGCGAAGGAGAAGCCTCCCGCGAAGGAGAAGCCTCCCGCGAAGGAGAAGCCCCCGGCGAAGGAGAAGCCTGCCGCGAAGGAGAAGGCCCCGGCGAAGGAGAAGCCCGCCGCCAAGGAGAAGGCCCCGGCGAAGGCGAAGCCTGCCGCGAAGCAGAAGGCGCCGGTGAAGAAGAAGGCCCCGGTGAAGAAGAAGGCCCCGGTGAAGAAGAAGGCCCCGGTGAAGAAGAAGGCCCCGGTGAAGAAGAAGGCCCCGGTGAAGAAGAAGGCCCCGGCGAAGAAGAAGGCCCCGGCGAAGAAGAAGGCCCCGGCGAAGAAGAAGGCCCCGGCGAAGAAGAAGCGGAAGTAG
- a CDS encoding calcium/sodium antiporter encodes MLLALGSVGLYFGAEWLVKGASGLARAMGVSPLAVGLTVVAYGTSMPELMVSLVSAVQGKSALALGNVIGSNIANFGLILGITTLIAPPNVQHGLMRRELPAVFLSAAAVPVLLWDGRIGRVEGALLLLGALWFTRITLRAVTPAGAAAHTDIEPPPKQGRLALAAFVLLGLVLLLGGGKLFVDGAVGIARTFGMSERLVGLTVVAIGTSLPELAASVVAALRGHSEIAVGNVLGSNIFNVLLILGATALAHPVDGQLATMRLDLLVMGGLTLLTAVSMRTARRIQRAEGALLVSAYAAFLIALAVQPH; translated from the coding sequence CTGCTCTTGGCTCTCGGCTCCGTCGGGCTCTATTTCGGCGCGGAGTGGCTGGTGAAAGGCGCGTCGGGCCTGGCCCGCGCCATGGGCGTCTCGCCGTTGGCGGTGGGGCTCACCGTGGTGGCCTACGGCACCAGCATGCCGGAGCTCATGGTGAGCTTGGTCTCGGCAGTCCAGGGGAAGAGCGCGCTCGCGCTCGGCAACGTGATCGGCTCGAACATCGCGAACTTCGGCTTGATCCTGGGGATCACGACCCTCATCGCCCCGCCCAACGTGCAGCACGGCCTGATGCGCCGCGAGCTGCCGGCGGTGTTCCTGTCCGCGGCTGCCGTGCCCGTGTTGCTCTGGGACGGCCGCATCGGTCGCGTCGAAGGCGCGCTGCTCCTGCTGGGCGCGCTCTGGTTCACGCGCATCACCTTGCGAGCAGTCACCCCCGCGGGCGCAGCCGCGCACACCGACATCGAGCCGCCCCCGAAGCAGGGTCGGCTGGCCCTGGCCGCCTTCGTGCTGCTCGGCCTGGTGCTCCTGCTCGGTGGAGGCAAGCTCTTCGTGGACGGCGCCGTCGGGATCGCGCGCACCTTCGGCATGAGCGAGCGGCTCGTCGGTCTGACGGTCGTGGCCATCGGCACCAGCCTGCCGGAGCTCGCCGCCTCCGTCGTCGCCGCCCTGCGGGGGCACTCGGAGATCGCCGTCGGCAACGTGCTCGGCTCCAACATCTTCAACGTGCTGCTGATCCTGGGTGCCACTGCATTGGCGCACCCGGTGGACGGCCAGCTCGCGACGATGCGCCTCGATCTCTTGGTAATGGGCGGTTTGACGCTCCTCACCGCGGTCAGCATGCGCACCGCTCGGCGCATCCAGCGCGCCGAGGGCGCGCTCCTGGTCAGCGCCTATGCGGCGTTTCTGATCGCGCTGGCCGTTCAGCCTCACTAG
- the glnE gene encoding bifunctional [glutamate--ammonia ligase]-adenylyl-L-tyrosine phosphorylase/[glutamate--ammonia-ligase] adenylyltransferase: MSSESLLARARGIDPDRAKSSERELGSERAVAVLLTTAFPPLRPALGWQVDALDEIARAGWRGRRQRADLLARLLAAVGDLRDADAVLRELRRAVWTEKARIALRELLPASLGGASIDVTAAELSDLAEAALEVALAEALEHVTARFGEPRLETGERSGIVCLGMGKLGGRELNAGSDVDLIFVYDSDEGAAGEISLHDFWTRVVRRAVATIEAPTADGLVWRVDLRLRPEGSQGPIVNSVDAAERYYETWGRLWERAAMLRARPVAGDAALGKLVERELIAPFVFRRELDPAIAGALSSLVEQSRAELSESPARDVKLGPGGIREAEFFVQSLQLFWGGREPSLRVTGTLSALNRLRARGLVTDREMRSVAGAYRMLRRIEHRIQWMTGVQTHDLPEDGAELDVLARTLEHPDGAALLEELDSARARVGKLFRSLSPAGPAPLARHHVLLQKLDLGDASLPEVVEQTLGNPDVAEHLRALARRPDGLLGALTRERHPEAADQVLDGIAESPDPEQAARTLRALVGRFTSPGPYVTLLLEEPRALARLLWVVGASAFVGDAVVSRPELADVVLFGRDGVPEPRQVVAAELGAAEVAGGEDPFELRDRFVLATRRAKRRVMVEVAVADLAGVLSTRDATRLLSELADETVDRAVRFEMGGSPQGLAVIAVGKLGGREIGYGSDLDVLFVYDPSAAPPDKDAGEHFVRVAHRIIRLLSEAHPAGPGYELDTRLRPSGSHGMLVTSLASFARYHGVALGAEDAGPAVQSSGAAWERQALIRARGAAGDPLLVDAVMRVATRAAYEAGAPPIEEMHRLRSRMEVELGRERPGRYDLKTGRGGLLDIEFLTQWLQMKHGKDPRIRTPDTGEGLEALASVGYLPRPEYETLREAYTFLRRLEQRIHVLHATSATVIDVRAPGLGQLARRMGIYDSARRGGVDELLERYRDVTEAVRAAYQRVLSVSG; encoded by the coding sequence GTGTCGTCCGAGAGCCTGCTCGCCCGCGCCCGGGGCATCGACCCCGACCGCGCAAAGAGCTCGGAGCGCGAGCTCGGCTCCGAGCGCGCCGTCGCGGTGCTGCTCACCACGGCCTTTCCGCCGCTCCGACCGGCGCTCGGCTGGCAGGTGGACGCGCTCGACGAGATCGCCCGAGCGGGCTGGCGCGGCCGCCGGCAGCGGGCAGACCTGTTGGCGCGCCTGCTCGCGGCAGTCGGCGACCTTCGCGACGCCGACGCGGTGCTGAGAGAGCTCAGGCGCGCGGTCTGGACGGAGAAGGCGCGCATCGCGCTGCGCGAGCTCCTGCCGGCGAGCCTCGGCGGCGCCAGCATCGACGTGACCGCGGCGGAGCTGTCCGACTTGGCCGAGGCCGCCCTGGAGGTCGCGCTGGCCGAGGCGCTGGAGCACGTCACCGCGCGCTTCGGTGAGCCGCGCCTGGAGACGGGTGAGCGCTCCGGCATCGTCTGCCTGGGCATGGGCAAGCTCGGGGGCAGGGAGCTGAACGCCGGCTCCGACGTCGATCTGATCTTCGTCTACGACAGCGACGAAGGCGCCGCCGGCGAGATTTCGCTGCACGACTTCTGGACGCGCGTGGTGCGGAGAGCGGTGGCGACCATCGAGGCGCCGACGGCGGACGGCCTGGTCTGGCGCGTGGATCTGCGCCTGCGCCCCGAAGGCTCCCAGGGCCCCATCGTGAACAGCGTGGACGCCGCCGAGCGCTACTACGAGACCTGGGGCCGGCTCTGGGAGCGCGCGGCCATGCTGCGCGCGCGTCCGGTGGCGGGGGACGCCGCGCTGGGCAAGCTGGTGGAGCGCGAGCTGATCGCGCCCTTCGTGTTCCGTCGCGAGCTCGATCCCGCCATCGCCGGCGCGCTGTCGTCGCTGGTGGAGCAGTCGCGCGCGGAGCTCTCCGAGAGCCCCGCGCGCGACGTGAAGCTCGGACCGGGGGGCATCCGCGAGGCGGAGTTCTTCGTCCAGAGCCTTCAGCTGTTCTGGGGCGGCCGCGAGCCCAGCCTGCGCGTGACCGGGACGCTGTCGGCCCTGAACCGCCTGCGCGCGCGCGGTCTGGTCACCGACCGCGAGATGCGCAGCGTCGCGGGTGCGTATCGCATGCTGCGGCGAATCGAGCACCGCATCCAGTGGATGACCGGCGTCCAGACCCATGACCTGCCCGAAGACGGCGCCGAGCTCGACGTGCTGGCTCGCACGCTGGAGCATCCCGACGGCGCTGCGCTCCTGGAGGAGCTCGATTCGGCGCGCGCACGCGTCGGCAAGCTCTTCCGGTCGCTCTCGCCGGCAGGGCCGGCCCCGCTCGCGCGACATCACGTGCTGCTTCAGAAGCTCGACCTCGGCGACGCATCGCTCCCGGAGGTCGTGGAGCAGACCCTGGGCAATCCGGACGTCGCCGAGCACCTGCGCGCCCTCGCGCGCCGCCCCGACGGCTTGCTCGGCGCGCTCACGCGCGAGCGTCATCCGGAGGCGGCCGACCAGGTCCTCGACGGCATCGCCGAGTCTCCGGATCCCGAGCAAGCGGCGCGCACGCTGCGGGCGCTGGTCGGGCGTTTCACGAGCCCCGGCCCCTACGTCACCCTCCTGCTCGAGGAGCCACGCGCGCTCGCTCGCCTGCTGTGGGTGGTCGGCGCCAGCGCCTTCGTGGGAGACGCGGTGGTCAGCCGACCCGAGCTGGCGGACGTCGTGCTCTTCGGGCGGGACGGCGTGCCCGAGCCCCGCCAGGTCGTCGCCGCTGAGCTCGGCGCCGCCGAGGTCGCCGGCGGCGAAGATCCCTTCGAGCTGCGCGATCGGTTCGTGCTGGCCACGCGGCGGGCGAAACGCCGCGTGATGGTCGAGGTCGCGGTGGCCGACCTCGCCGGAGTCCTCTCCACGCGCGACGCCACGCGGCTGCTCTCCGAGCTCGCGGACGAGACGGTGGACCGGGCCGTGCGCTTCGAGATGGGGGGCTCGCCGCAGGGGCTCGCCGTCATCGCCGTCGGCAAGCTCGGGGGGCGCGAGATCGGCTACGGCTCCGACCTCGACGTGCTGTTCGTGTACGACCCGTCGGCGGCGCCTCCGGACAAGGACGCAGGCGAGCACTTCGTGCGGGTGGCCCACCGGATCATCCGTTTGCTGAGCGAGGCCCACCCGGCGGGACCCGGCTACGAGCTCGACACGCGGCTGCGCCCGTCGGGCTCCCACGGCATGCTGGTGACCTCGCTCGCGTCCTTCGCGCGCTACCACGGCGTCGCGCTCGGCGCGGAGGACGCGGGCCCGGCCGTGCAGTCCTCCGGGGCGGCCTGGGAGCGCCAGGCGTTGATCCGGGCCCGCGGCGCGGCCGGGGATCCGCTGCTCGTGGACGCGGTGATGCGCGTCGCCACGCGCGCGGCCTACGAGGCCGGCGCACCCCCCATCGAGGAGATGCACCGGCTGCGCTCACGCATGGAGGTCGAGCTCGGTCGGGAGCGGCCTGGGCGCTACGACCTCAAGACCGGGCGCGGCGGGCTCTTGGACATCGAGTTCCTCACGCAGTGGCTGCAGATGAAGCACGGCAAGGACCCGCGCATTCGCACGCCGGACACCGGGGAGGGGCTGGAGGCGCTCGCGAGCGTCGGTTACCTGCCGCGGCCGGAGTACGAGACGCTGCGCGAGGCGTACACCTTCTTGCGCCGGCTCGAGCAGCGCATCCACGTCCTGCACGCGACCAGCGCGACCGTCATCGACGTGCGCGCTCCGGGGCTCGGGCAGCTCGCGAGGCGCATGGGCATCTACGACAGCGCTCGTCGCGGCGGTGTGGACGAGCTGCTCGAACGCTACCGGGACGTGACCGAGGCGGTGCGCGCCGCGTACCAGCGCGTGCTGTCGGTCAGCGGTTGA
- a CDS encoding type II toxin-antitoxin system HipA family toxin yields MTDAVDVVLDDPRLTAPPHVGVLSRERSGSAEVVRFSYSSAWLGAAREGFALEPELPPFSGEFFSSASGGLFRIFRDTSPDRWGRVLMERREALVARAEGRKPRRLGEWDFLLGVSDATRVGALRFREAGADEKFLDGQTLGVPPSARLRELQAIALLLDEPDSEGRPEYESWLRQLLAPGSSLGGARPKATFTAGDDTWWIAKFPARQDRHDVGAWEFLAHQLAVRAGIQVPDAQRLKLGGEHHTFAVKRFDREGRGRRLYASAMTLAQRNDGEAASYLDIAQAIQDSGDPEALNHDLAELYRRAVFNVLIGNRDDHLRNHGFLRGPRGWRLAPAFDVNPNPDKDEHTLALGESGGHPSVADLRATRELYRLTGSDAERIEREVRDAFRDWATVAKACGVRRPGLQRLSAVIDPTLE; encoded by the coding sequence ATGACCGATGCGGTCGATGTGGTTCTGGATGACCCGCGGCTGACCGCGCCGCCCCACGTCGGCGTTCTGTCGCGGGAACGAAGTGGCAGCGCGGAGGTCGTGCGCTTCTCGTACTCGAGCGCCTGGCTCGGCGCCGCGCGCGAGGGCTTCGCGCTCGAACCTGAGCTCCCGCCCTTCTCAGGAGAGTTCTTCTCCAGCGCGTCCGGCGGGCTATTTCGCATCTTCCGGGACACGTCCCCCGATCGGTGGGGGCGCGTTCTGATGGAACGCCGGGAAGCCCTGGTCGCTCGTGCGGAAGGTCGCAAACCCCGCCGGCTTGGCGAGTGGGACTTCCTGCTTGGAGTCTCGGACGCCACGCGAGTCGGGGCTCTCCGGTTCCGTGAAGCGGGCGCGGACGAGAAGTTCTTGGACGGGCAGACGCTTGGTGTGCCGCCGTCCGCGCGCCTGCGGGAGCTTCAAGCGATTGCGCTTCTGCTGGACGAGCCGGACAGCGAGGGGCGACCCGAGTACGAGAGCTGGCTGCGACAGCTGCTCGCCCCGGGCAGTAGCCTGGGCGGCGCTCGGCCCAAGGCGACGTTCACGGCGGGTGACGACACCTGGTGGATCGCCAAGTTCCCGGCACGGCAGGACCGTCACGACGTGGGCGCTTGGGAGTTCTTGGCGCACCAGCTGGCCGTGCGGGCTGGGATTCAGGTGCCGGATGCGCAGCGCTTGAAGCTCGGGGGCGAGCATCACACCTTCGCGGTCAAGAGGTTCGATCGTGAGGGTAGAGGTCGCCGCCTCTACGCATCGGCCATGACCTTGGCCCAGCGCAATGACGGGGAAGCCGCCAGCTACCTCGACATCGCGCAAGCGATCCAGGACAGCGGCGATCCAGAAGCGCTGAATCACGATCTCGCAGAGCTGTATCGCCGGGCCGTCTTCAACGTGCTGATCGGCAACCGCGACGACCACCTGAGGAATCACGGGTTCCTGCGTGGCCCGCGGGGATGGCGATTGGCCCCTGCGTTCGACGTGAACCCCAACCCCGACAAGGACGAGCACACTTTGGCCTTGGGCGAATCCGGGGGCCATCCGTCGGTCGCCGACCTCCGTGCGACGCGCGAGCTGTACCGGCTCACCGGCTCCGATGCGGAGCGAATCGAGCGCGAGGTACGTGACGCCTTTCGGGACTGGGCGACCGTTGCAAAAGCGTGCGGAGTCAGGCGCCCAGGACTCCAGCGCTTGTCGGCCGTGATCGACCCGACGCTCGAGTAG